Part of the Zingiber officinale cultivar Zhangliang chromosome 8A, Zo_v1.1, whole genome shotgun sequence genome, TTAATTCAcatttgactagttagacctaggatttttagaaaggaaattaaatattcaatttatttgaaaggctttgtctagaagtggtggatgatctcatacctaagaaggtctagtgtctcgccacagtctggaagtcaattattaaaataaatatttaattgactaaactggtaaatcttagtctaactcaaaagtaaatcaatccttaaatttaaattaaagattaaattaatcatctcacaaaaacttataaggttccctaattgtaaatctagaaaagggtgagatgagcGTAGGTTTAAAATAAATCGTAgttaatcaaatctaaattaattaaactcaattcaattaagttaacttaattaattcaatttaactaaTCAAAATCACTTtagttaatttcaaaactttaattaattcctgattaattttaaaagtatactTAATTTCatatttctaataatttcaaaattttaatatttttcaaacttaaatatttaaatatttaaaattaaatatttttgaaattcaaaattaaatatttttaaattctaaattcaatatttttgaaattaaaacttaaatattttaaaattttaaattcaatatttttcaaacttaaatattttaatattaaaaattaaatattttaaaattcaaacttaaatattttaaaattcaatatttttaaaatttaaaattcaatattttaattcaatatttttaaaattcaaacttaaatattttaatattcaaaattaaatatttttgaaatttaaacttaaatattttaaaatttaatatttttcaaacataaatattttaatattaaatattaatattttttaaattcaaacttaaatattttaaaattcaaaatttaatattcttgaagttcaatttttttttttttttcagaattctCCATCTTACACAAGTTCATAAACTTAACATATTTGATAACCTAGAAaatgtgagatgaaaaattaggaaaattttcatatcagacccacgttgggcctaatatgcttgatttgaattttttttgctgattctttcttcttgtattttaacaccttctaaaagtcaaaataaacaatgaatagcatatttgaactccttgcaacactaggaatccatagaaactgaaatgagtgcaatcggaccTCTCTAGGTCTataagtgggttttgaccgaaacccactgatggacctagagacctcagattacactcatttcagttcctgtggattcctgatATTATAAGGAGCTCAAATTTGCTATtcatagtttattttagcttctctaaatgtattaaaatgttatcaaaaagttaactaaattttaaatgtcaTTGATGAAAGAGaagataggaaagagaagagggagaaaagaaaaacgacaaaaaaaaatttgatttgtCAGAAAGATAAAAAAGAAAGTGCACTTAAAAAAGTATGTCATTTGGTAAATATTAAAATAGTATATGTCTTTTGGTCAATTAAAATATTTAGGTGCATTTGATAAATTGCCGAAGTTATTTTGATATACGTACGTTtccataaaattaatatttattaattggaatatggagagagagagaggactcGTTCAAAGTTTATGCATCGATATGACTATCGCCGGTAGCAATCCAAACCCCAGGGCACCCCAGTGCGGAGAtcacgatctcttcctcctcctcctccttcggcTTCCGTCTCCATCACGTTGAGCGGAAAATGGCCGCCGCCATTATCCCGTCGAATCATTGCATACCGGATCACCCTCCGTATGCCCTggttattttcttttctcaagATTTCAAACCCTtgttttgttattttcttttattgatttggATTTGCGGCGAATGCAGATGATCGCGGCTGCAATCCACCACTTCGAGGAGGAGGACGGATCGACGGAGGCGGCGATCTCCGATTACATCCGCGCGAACTATGACGGGCTTCCATGGGCGCACGACCGGCTCCTCCCCTACTACCTCGGCAAGCTCACTCGCATGGGCGAGTTCGCCCAGGGCGCGCCCGGTCGCTACGTGACGGTCCACGACAACTAAGCATCGCCGCAGCCGCCAAGCATGCAGCCACATGGGCCCGCGTCGATGGCCCTCCGCCCTCACCAGGCCGTGGTCGCTTCCGCTCTGCCGCAATTGCTGCCTCCTTTCATCCCTAAGCGTCTCGGACGGCCGCCCAAGAGGAGCGGAGTCGGAAACCCTTCTATTGATCGTCAGTGCGGATCTGAGCCAGCAATGCCGCCGCCGTTGGTGGTGATCGAGAATGGCGACAACAATTGCGGTGGTTCCTTGAAGCGTAAGCGCCGTGGTCGGCCTCCGAAGTGGGAAAGAATAATCGACGCAGGTGCGATTGCCCGCACCAACTATGACCACGGCCAATCGAGAACAGAGTTGATTCCTCTGCCAATGACAAGGGATGATAAGATTCTCGTGCGATACGACAAACATAGTGACGAAAAATTGGAGTTCATACTCGCTCTCCCTTGCTACGAGGCATCAATTTCTACCATCAGCATCCGTGGTGAGGTCCAGCGTGACAAAGCAGAGCCAGTTAGTCCTGCAATGATCCGTGGAAATACTGGAGACAATGTCTTTGCAGTTCCCAAACGCCGAGGTCGCGGCAGACCACCAAAATCAGGACGCTCCGAAGAACAGGTACGTCTGATTTATTCAAGAGGCAAATTGTTACTGATTTCGTTGTGGGTTCTTCAGTTTCAAATTAACTTGGTTGCATTATactgaccttttttttttttaacttggtcTGTTGTTCATGTGAAATTGAAAAGAATGAAAGAAAGTGGCCACTTTTACGAGAAACATAAACATATAATCCTTAGGATTTGCATTTGTAGTTGATAAACAATCTAAATCATGTCTAACAAACAACACTTGGTAGAATAGCTAGCTAGTGAACTCTTTCATTAATCTTTGTATATGTTGCAAAATTTTAGTCCCGTAGCTTTGGAACACTCAAGTTTACTGCCACAAAAAAGTAACTTGAAGTTGATCATGTTCTACATGATTGAAAACTTTCAAAATATATCCAAGATTCAGTCTGGAGACAATTCCCATAAATCTAGGATCCATAGTACATCTTTATTCCATAAGTTATAGTATAGTTACCTGTAAAGATGAAACTATGAAAATTAGGCTGAGCTGAGCTTGGAAAATTTGACTGATCTTCCAAGTAAAGATttgtaagtttgaatgcatcaatcAATACTATTGGAATTTGATATGTGGGCTCTCGGATGATGACATATCAATGGATCTTCATGATTATCCTAATTAATTATCTGCCATGTAAATGGAATTTTATATGTGGAAACAAAGTCATTACTAATAAATCTCAGGCTATATATTATAGTGTTGGATACTTTATACTAATGAACCTACAAACAGTTTGTTTATGAATTATTGACAAGTTTTTCTCATGAACAAAGCTTTAAAATTCCAAGCTGACTTGTTGGTGCACTTTTGAACATCTTAGTTCTTCTTGATAGCCATTAATTACCTAAAGGTTTTGTTAATAAATGCGTTCTTATAATGCTTTTTCACGAGTATTTACTATTTATTAATTTACTATGAGCTGCCTGCAGAAAATCCCTATCGCTTGTATTGGAACCCATGCCGTGGTGATCATCCCCGCCGCCATCCCTGTTGCCAAGGAGCAATTGCCTGCTTCCATGTGTAAGCGCCGCGAACGACCGCCCAAGAAGTGTGGATGCTGTAATGATACCCACAAGGAACCAAAGTCCACACGGTTGCTGCCTGAACCTAGCCCTCGTGGCGCCAAGCAATTATCCCCTCCCTCCATGCCCCCTCCCTCCATGTCTAAGCGCCGCGGAAGACCTCCCAAGTGCAGAAGTTGCGTTTGTAAGGATACTGACCGCACTGGGCCAAAACAAGCATTGgcaccgcagactacagaggttAATAGTGGTTGTGGAGATGGTTCCTCGGCGGTGCGTAAGCGTCGTGGACGGCCGCCGAAGAGGAGGATGATAAATGACACAACACAAGATGTTGATTGTCATGGTCGACAAGGACAGGCGCCAGCAACAGCGGACGTCGACGCCTCTATCGTCGTTCCAATCCACAAGGCTCCTACTCTCCGTAAAGCTCGGAGCGTGAAGCGATTGGAGTGCGTACTTGCATTGCCGCGCCAAGAGCCACTGCGGACTACCACCGTTGTGGGCACGAGTCAGGGCAACCACGACGAAGCACCCTGGAGGGACGTTGAAAAAGAACCGGTGAAGACGGACGCTGAAGGAGACACCATTGGCAACGTATTAGAGGGAGTTCCAGTGTGTAGAGGTTGGGAACGACCGCCCAAATGTCAGTCGTAGGGCTTGTGCTCTTTATGATGTTTAGTTTCAGATAGCTACCTATTAGTTCAACGACAATGagtacatatttttttttatgtgaattAGATTGTGTAGCTCttttttgtcaaataaatagacAGCATATATAAAATCAACATCTATCACAAAAAGAAAGTcgaagacaaaaaaaaatatgcttaatagatagataaataaataattttgaaatcatggGTTAATCTAAAACTCTATAAATCTTTCTTTAATACATGGCTCAAACAAACCGATAAAGTTGGGAGACGAggatagggctgtaaacaagtcgAGCCGAGCTGAGCTTTAAGGTGTTCAAGCTTGCTTGATAAGATaactgagccgagccgagcttaaaatgaaccaagcttttgaaatgagtgttcaagcttgacttagtttattttttatgagcttgagtttgtttgaagcttggcttgagcttggttcgtttagatgttatcaagctctcaattcaagcttggcttgagtttggtttgagcttagttcgtttagttgttatcaagctctcaattcaagcttggcttgagtttggtttgagcttagttcgtttagttgttatcaagctctcaattcaagcttgtttgattgtttgaaacttttaattgtttgattggttattaagattgataatttaaatttatttatttattttattttattttattgtttatttagcatattgaaaagaattttattaataaatattgttcgtgaacattgttcacgaacattgttcacgaacgttaacgagctgaacacatatgtgttcaagcttgtttgtttaattaatctaatgtatattgaacgaacataaacaagttcttaccgagctgaacaccaaacttgttcacgaacgcttgattcatttacCGTCCTAGACGAGGACATGCAATTCCGACGATACATCTGACGGTTCTGATGCAATCATCTTTAAGATACTCACCCAGAGACGCACCATTCC contains:
- the LOC122011579 gene encoding uncharacterized protein LOC122011579; the protein is MQPHGPASMALRPHQAVVASALPQLLPPFIPKRLGRPPKRSGVGNPSIDRQCGSEPAMPPPLVVIENGDNNCGGSLKRKRRGRPPKWERIIDAGAIARTNYDHGQSRTELIPLPMTRDDKILVRYDKHSDEKLEFILALPCYEASISTISIRGEVQRDKAEPVSPAMIRGNTGDNVFAVPKRRGRGRPPKSGRSEEQKIPIACIGTHAVVIIPAAIPVAKEQLPASMCKRRERPPKKCGCCNDTHKEPKSTRLLPEPSPRGAKQLSPPSMPPPSMSKRRGRPPKCRSCVCKDTDRTGPKQALAPQTTEVNSGCGDGSSAVRKRRGRPPKRRMINDTTQDVDCHGRQGQAPATADVDASIVVPIHKAPTLRKARSVKRLECVLALPRQEPLRTTTVVGTSQGNHDEAPWRDVEKEPVKTDAEGDTIGNVLEGVPVCRGWERPPKCQS